A part of Deinococcus aquaedulcis genomic DNA contains:
- a CDS encoding DUF433 domain-containing protein encodes MSLLERVTVNPLQCGGRPCLRGMRIRVSDVLDLLGAGVSIETVLEDYPDLEREDIYAALLWAARYIDHPRLSA; translated from the coding sequence ATGTCGCTGCTGGAACGGGTCACAGTTAATCCCCTGCAGTGTGGTGGACGCCCCTGCCTGCGAGGCATGCGGATTCGCGTGTCCGACGTGCTGGACCTGCTGGGTGCCGGCGTGAGCATTGAAACGGTGCTGGAAGACTACCCCGACTTGGAACGTGAGGACATCTATGCGGCCCTGCTCTGGGCGGCGCGTTATATCGACCATCCTCGCCTGAGTGCATGA